Proteins co-encoded in one Amaranthus tricolor cultivar Red isolate AtriRed21 chromosome 7, ASM2621246v1, whole genome shotgun sequence genomic window:
- the LOC130818314 gene encoding photosystem I chlorophyll a/b-binding protein 5, chloroplastic: MAVTLTKCFLQRLPCSLNNSLSFSTNKLYKSSSRLLQPFPAVGSSRSVFIKAQARQTWLPGLDPPPHLDGSLVGDFGFDPLGLGEDPASLRWYVQAELVHARFAMAGIAGILFTDLLRTTGISKLPVWYEAGATKFDFASTTTLLFVQLILMGFVEMKRYMDFITPGSQAQEGSFFGLELAFKGQEPGYPGGPILNPLGLAKDIKNARDWKLKEIKNGRLAMIAMLGIFVQAYVTHSGPIENLVEHLSDPWHNTIIQTLSTTT; encoded by the exons ATGGCTGTTACATTAACAAAATGCTTCCTTCAAAGACTACCTTGTAGCCTTAATAATTCTTTATCTTTTTCAACGAACAAGCTCTACAAATCTTCATCAAGACTTTTACAGCCATTTCCCGCCGTTGGATCAAGTAGATCAGTTTTTATCAAAGCTCAAGCTCGTCAAACATGGCTACCTGGCCTTGACCCTCCTCCACACCTTGATGGAAg TTTGGTTGGAGATTTTGGGTTCGACCCGCTTGGACTAGGAGAGGATCCAGCTAGCTTGAGATGGTATGTACAAGCAGAATTGGTTCATGCCCGTTTTGCTATGGCTGGTATTGCTGGTATTCTTTTTACTGAT CTACTTAGAACTACAGGAATAAGCAAATTACCAGTCTGGTATGAAGCAGGTGCAACCAAATTTGATTTTGCTAGCACAACAACTTTGTTATTtgttcaattaattttaatggg GTTTGTGGAAATGAAAAGGTATATGGACTTTATTACCCCTGGATCACAAGCACAAGAAGGTTCTTTCTTTGGCCTTGAGCTGGCATTCAAGGGCCAAGAACCTGG GTATCCAGGTGGCCCGATACTAAATCCTCTTGGTCTAGCAAAGGATATAAAAAATGCGCGTGATTGGAAGCTCAAAGAAATAAAAAACG GAAGATTGGCAATGATAGCAATGCTAGGCATATTTGTGCAGGCTTATGTAACACATTCTGGGCCAATTGAGAATCTTGTGGAGCACCTTTCTGATCCATGGCATAACACTATCATTCAAACACTCTCTACCACTACTTAA
- the LOC130818292 gene encoding chloroplast stem-loop binding protein of 41 kDa a, chloroplastic, giving the protein MATFISSNSLISSPFSLKKPSNNSYQTIPSFVLSSSKSCLFSPLISHLNSSNFSGFPLIFRNNNNNVWKFSINASGFSEKKKVLIVNTNSGGHAVIGFYFAKQLLGSGHQVTFFTVGDEGSDKMKKTPFNRLSEITSAGGKTVWGDPADIGKAIGGGDTFDVVLENNGKDFETVGPVVDWAKSAGVQQFLYISSAGIYKPTDEPPHIEGDAVKSSASHVGAEEYIAKIFGSWAIFRPQYMIGSGNNKDCEEWFFDRIVRDRPVPIPGSGMQLTNISHVKDLSSMLTLAVENPSAASGNIFNCVSDRAVTLDGMAKLCAQAAGRSVKIVHYDPKEVGVDAKKAFPFRNMHFYAEPRAAKDILGWQSATYLPEDLKERFEEYVKIGRDKNDIKFELDDKILESVGTLA; this is encoded by the exons atGGCTACTTTTATTTCATCTAACTCATTAATTTCTTCACCATTTTCCCTTAAAAAACCTTCCAACAATTCTTACCAAACAATCCCTTCATTTGTTCTTTCATCTTCTAAATCTTGTTTGTTTTCTCCATTAATCAGTCATTTAAATTCATCAAACTTTTCTGGGTTTCCATTGATTTTTaggaataataacaataatgtttGGAAATTCAGTATTAATGCAAGTGGTTTTTCAGAGAAGAAAAAAGTGCTAATTGTTAATACAAATAGTGGTGGACATGCTGTTATTGGGTTTTATTTTGCTAAACAACTTTTGGGTTCTGGTCATCAAGTCACTTTTTTTACTGTTGGTGACGAAGGAtctgataaaatgaaaaaaactccTTTTAATCGCCTTTCA GAAATAACAAGTGCTGGAGGAAAGACTGTGTGGGGAGATCCTGCTGACATTGGCAAGGCAATAGGTGGTGGGGACACTTTTGATGTGGTGCTTGAAAATAATGGCAAGGACTTTGAAACTGTGGG CCCTGTGGTAGATTGGGCAAAGAGTGCTGGTGTGCAACAATTTTTGTACATAAGCAGTGCAGGAATATATAAGCCTACTGATGAACCTCCCCATATTGAAGGG GATGCTGTTAAAAGCAGTGCCTCACACGTTGGCGCAGAAGAATACATTGCTAAAATTTTTGGTAGCTGGGCAATCTTCCGTCCACAATATATGATTGGATCAGGAAACAACAAGGATTGTGAAGAATGGTTTTTTGATA GGATTGTCCGAGACAGACCAGTTCCTATTCCTGGGTCAGGAATGCAACTGACAAACATAAGCCATGTTAAGGACTTATCATCCATGCTTACTCTAGCAGTCGAAAACCCATCTGCAGCAAGCGGAAACATCTTCAATTGTGTAAGTGATCGAGCAGTTACCCTCGATGGGATGGCCAAACTCTGTGCTCAAGCTGCTGGTCGCAGTGTCAAGATCGTGCATTACGATCCAAAAGAAGTCGGAGTTGATGCCAAGAAAGCCTTTCCTTTCCGCAACATG CACTTTTATGCAGAGCCAAGAGCAGCTAAGGATATCCTAGGATGGCAGAGTGCTACTTATCTCCCAGAAGATCTAAAAGAAAGGTTTGAGGAGTATGTAAAGATTGGAAGAGACAAGAATGATATAAAGTTCGAGCTTGATGATAAGATACTTGAATCAGTCGGTACCTTAGCCTAA